One Brassica napus cultivar Da-Ae chromosome C4, Da-Ae, whole genome shotgun sequence genomic region harbors:
- the LOC106403796 gene encoding uncharacterized protein LOC106403796, giving the protein MEPEFDEVMKDPIFSQIMVIQKNDLKFSARLVHSFLCKELMTSKRHEKWFTFARRPLRFGLQEYHAVTGLKVKRENNNGLVTWKDDDGFWSKQIKTNGKINLQIIKKKHLEESNTWTWVDRVRLIYLCVIMGVAMGKDEKVNIPHQYMKLAMDLEKLRNYPWGLYSFDFLLKQIDKTRHKLEQKEGYLMEGFLFGFQIWIMEVVPALGEICGTKGILHSFMESNIDGVVLLATDFVQKDEKKDESVDRILDMINSKHDWNKHVWGVKEATNSEFEESGEEKGEDQTADTERGENSHVAGNVDGTADVSGRNKRKHADRGAESRKKNVLCHLAASSKENIDTDMKNFLEDLVQASFTTFGEKLCQQFSDRLGKIETEVTQLRTASERTEQFETVVTDRLEKIEAEVTQLRTTLVVTELVGKSDQASGPSMTKINSGPSTSKKGTVPSKKKAVKNQELKTADSCVNLSRAKVTQSSASDLRMGTQEFLESCMKNLPLDTFVKGLNPSQAKVKDSLDWLELPKSLKKPTYSLELLKSLKKPAVRLDDLDIELDGEDFLDRCLVFVHPADFKKMQDWQNTRTAIQIGPSMLDGDLAGRIMSASSWLKNYERTTLKRWNVDRVAFMTCVFSDLIAKDYQNFCKGIKKYTMDPLLLQYGKGELPSHGRTRMLWNVDVDRMYVPVWEMEAFAQLIPRIVKAVKSLTIQKHLHITPYNVSYVPMSGLNRLQCHCGVFTIKHIECHVLGLDISMVSDENIWGARIKIMWDLWEAANDLELIERMSKYEPIKCSKPAEYVEIDDL; this is encoded by the exons ATGGAGCCAGAATTCGATGAAGTTATGAAAGATCCCATTTTTTCACAGATTATGGTTATCCAGAAGAATGATCTAAAGTTTTCGGCGAGGTTGGTACACTCTTTCTTGTGTAAGGAGTTGATGACAAGCAAGAGACATGAGAAGTGGTTCACTTTCGCTAGGAGACCTCTGCGTTTTGGATTGCAAGAGTATCATGCTGTCACTGGTCTAAAAGTGAAGCGAGAGAATAACAATGGGTTAGTGACATGGAAAGATGATGATGGTTTTTGGAGCAAGCAGATAAAGAcaaatggaaaaataaatttgcaGATCATAAAAAAGAAGCATTTGGAAGAGAGCAATACCTGGACTTGGGTTGATAGGGTGAGACTGATATATCTTTGTGTTATTATGGGTGTGGCGATGGGGAAGGATGAGAAGGTGAATATCCCGCATCAGTACATGAAGTTGGCGatggatttggagaagcttcGGAATTACCCATGGGGTCTGTATTCGTTTGATTTCCTTCTGAAGCAAATTGATAAAACAAGGCATAAATTGGAGCAGAAAGAGGGGTATCTGATGGAAGGATTCTTGTTTGGTTTCCAAATTTGGATAATGGAAGTTGTTCCTGCTTTAGGAGAGATTTGTGGCACAAAA GGGATTTTGCATTCATTCATGGAATCCAACATAGATGGAGTGGTCCTTTTGGCAACTGATTTCGTACAGAAGgatgagaagaaagatgaaagCGTAGATCGCATTTTGGATATGATCAATAGCAAACATGATTGGAACAAACATGTTTGGGGAGTAAAAGAAGCTACGAACTCTGAATTTGAGGAATCTGGCGAAGAGAAAGGAGAGGATCAAACAGCTGATACTGAGAGAGGTGAAAATAGTCATGTTGCAGGGAATGTTGATGGCACAGCTGATGTTTCGGGAAGAAACAAGAGAAAGCATGCAGACCGAGGAGCAGAGTCAAGGAAGAAGAATGTTTTGTGCCACCTAGCTGCTTCATCAAAAGAGAATATTGACACGGATATGAAAAACTTCTTGGAGGATCTGGTACAAGCTTCTTTTACTACTTTTGGGGAGAAATTATGTCAGCAGTTCTCGGACAGGTTGGGAAAGATTGAGACTGAGGTTACACAACTCAGGACAGCTTCGGAGAGAACTGAGCAATTTGAGACAGTTGTAACCGACAGATTGGAGAAAATTGAGGCTGAGGTTACACAGCTCAGGACAACTTTAGTGGTGACTGAATTGGTGGGAAAGAGTGATCAAGCAAGCGGTCCTAGCATGACCAAAATCAACAGTGGTCCTAGCACCAGCAAAAAAGGCACTGTTCCATCAAAGAAAAAG GCTGTAAAAAACCAAGAGTTAAAGACTGCTGATTCGTGTGTCAATTTATCTCGTGCAAAAGTTACTCAATCATCAGCTAGTGATCTTCGTATGGGTACACAAGAGTTTTTGGAAAGTTGCATGAAGAACCTTCCATTAGACACATTTGTGAAAGGTTTGAATCCTTCTCAAGCTAAAGTCAAAGATTCATTGGATTGGTTGGAACTTCCAAAATCATTGAAGAAGCCAACATATTCATTGGAACTTCTAAAATCATTGAAGAAGCCAGCGGTCCGATTAGATGACCTAGATATAGAGCTAGACGGCGAAGATTTCCTTGATCGCTGCTTGGTGTTTGTGCATCCTGCAGATTTTAAGAAGATGCAGGACTGGCAAAATACACGAAC AGCTATACAGATTGGTCCTTCTATGTTAGACGGTGATCTAGCCGGACGTATTATGTCTGCCAGCAGTTGGCTTAAAAACTAC GAAAGAACAACATTGAAACGATGGAACGTAGACCGTGTTGCTTTCATGACATGCGTCTTCAGCGACCTCATTGCTAAGGATTACCAGAATTTCTGTAAGGGTATTAAGAAATACACCATGGATCCATTATTACTTCAATACGGTAAAGGTGAACTGCCTTCCCATGGAAGAACACGGATGTTGTGGAATGTCGATGTGGATCGGATGTACGTTCCTGTCTGG gaaATGGAAGCTTTCGCGCAGCTTATTCCTCGGATTGTCAAGGCTGTGAAGTCATTGACAATACAGAAGCATCTCCACATCACTCCGTACAATGTTTCCTATGTACCTATGAGTGGTCTTAACCGACTTCAATGTCATTGTGGTGTGTTCACTATAAAACACATCGAATGCCACGTGCTTGGGTTGGACATATCTATGGTGAGTGATGAGAACATCTGGGGAGCTCGGATAAAGATTATGTGGGATCTATGGGAAGCAGCTAATGATCTAGAACTGATTGAGAGAATGTCAAAGTATGAGCCTATTAAGTGTAGTAAGCCTGCCGAGTatgttgagattgatgatttatga
- the LOC106403797 gene encoding uncharacterized protein LOC106403797: MPTDASTSEENERNPCDIGTASNIVKGAKHNEKRKEKMQQSEVDGDDYDADKHNEKKKGKMKQDEVEGDDYDADKINSEKENREKLAKSQVVELVNTGDLFLNKTVLKARFELCAMKNNFHYTVTNSNKSVWCIRCCDKISDSLAWDSREYAVNAVRGIPDESYGKIPKYLHMLREANPAFGQSIKGFNTVMRRVIVVDRIFLKSKFKGVLLVATAIDGNSNLYPIAFGIVYSENEQSWEWFMRQLKVVVADDNGLAFISDRQVSIAKALEKVYPLARHDICIHHLLNNVISYFKGKGLAGLISKASKAYRVVDFKKTFAHVCNISPAIGNYLMEADVKKWARCQFHGYRYDIRTNNPAESINSALRSPREFPRKQSISKHTHRLTINVEEKIDRRIGKGETFRVYPVTDSQLLVKGDTIDCFVDLDKRTCSCGKYDLLKIPCRHAIKAGFFVGREPYTLTDFSYTTGAWREAYQESINPISVPEDGWSVPQVVENSEVLPPETRKSLGRNRKRRYETVEDKI; encoded by the exons ATGCCAACTGATGCAAGTACTAGTGAAGAGAACGAGCGAAATCCTTGTGACATCGGGACCGCTTCAAATATTGTTAAGGGGGCTAAGCATAACGAGAAGAGGAAAGAGAAGATGCAGCAAAGTGAAGTTGATGGAGATGATTATGATGCTGACAAGCAtaacgagaagaagaaaggaaagatgAAGCAAGACGAGGTTGAAGGAGATGATTATGATGCTGACAAGATCAattctgaaaaagaaaacagagaaaaattgGCAAAGAGTCAGGTGGTGGAATTGGTTAACACGGGAGATCTTTTCCTCAACAAAACAGTTTTGAAAGCGAGGTTTGAGTTATGTGCAATGAAGAATAACTTTCACTACACAGTTACCAACTCCAATAAATCAGTTTGGTGTATTAGATGCTGTGATAAG ATCTCTGATTCTTTAGCATGGGATTCCCGTGAATATGCAGTCAACGCTGTTAGAGGTATTCCAGATGAAAGTTATGGGAAAATACCAAAATACTTGCACATGCTGCGAGAGGCCAATCCGG CGTTTGGTCAATCGATCAAAGGCTTTAACACAGTCATGAGGCGTGTCATTGTTGTCGATAGAATATTCTTGAAGAGTAAATTCAAAGGGGTGCTACTGGTTGCAACTGCTATAGAtggaaattcaaatttatatcctATTGCATTTGGGATAGTATACTCTGAGAATGAACagtcttgggaatggtttatgaGACAATTAAAAGTTGTTGTTGCTGATGATAATGGTTTGGCTTTTATTTCGGATAGACAAGTGTCAATAGCGAAGGCACTGGAGAAAGTGTATCCGCTAGCGAGACATGatatttgtattcatcatttgttgaataatgtgaTATCGTATTTCAAGGGGAAGGGATTAGCTGGGTTGATTTCTAAGGCTTCAAAGGCTTATCGAGTGGTTGATTTCAAGAAGACGTTTGCTCATGTTTGCAATATCAGTCCAGCAATTGGAAATTATCTTATGGAAGCAGATGTCAAAAAGTGGGCTAGATGTCAATTTCATGGATACAGGTATGACATTAGGACAAACAATCCTGCAGAGTCGATAAATTCTGCGTTGCGTTCGCCGAGAGAGTTTCCC CGTAAGCAATCGATTTCAAAGCACACCCACCGTTTGACCATAAATGTGGAGGAAAAGATTGATAGGAGAATTGGAAAGGGGGAAACTTTCAGAGTTTACCCTGTAACCGATAGCCAGCTGCTTGTTAAAGGCGATACAATTGACTGCTTTGTTGATTTGGACAAACGGACTTGTTCTTGTGGGAAGTACGACCTCTTGAAAATCCCTTGTAGACACGCAATAAAAGCTGGTTTCTTTGTTGGTAGAGAACCATATACATTGACTGATTTTTCGTATACCACGGGAGCTTGGAGAGAAGCTTATCAAGAAAGCATAAATCCCATTTCAGTTCCTGAAGATGGTTGGTCTGTTCCACAAGTAGTGGAAAATTCTGAAGTGCTACCACCTGAGACAAGAAAATCTCTTGGAAGAAATAGAAAACGCAGATATGAAACTGTTGAAGACAAAATCTGA
- the LOC106426360 gene encoding probable 2-oxoacid dependent dioxygenase → MSGTFDRADEVKAFDEMKIGVKGLVDAGIKKIPLIFHNPQATVTNPKPPSALTIPTIDMGGGVFESTVTRKEVTEKVKGAMEKFGFFQAINHGIPLEVMEKMKDGIRAFHAQDPEARKRFYSREKTKAIKYNSNSDLYDSPAASWRDTLSCFMFPDVPKTDDLPDICREIMLDYSKRVMRFGELIFELISESLGLKPNHLKEMDFAKGLLMLCHCYPPCPEPDRTLGATQHTDRSFITILLQDHIGGLQVLHDGYWIDVPPNPNALILNVGDLLQLITNDKFVSVEHRVLANGGEEPRTSIASFFVHPPSTNPRVYGPIKELLSEENPPKYRETTPEASNHYVARKRDGNNSLSHLRI, encoded by the exons atgtcGGGAACATTTGACCGTGCCGATGAAGTAAAAGCATTCGACGAGATGAAAATCGGTGTGAAGGGTCTCGTCGATGCTGGAATCAAAAAAATCCCACTCATATTCCATAACCCGCAAGCCACGGTAACTAACCCTAAACCTCCTTCTGCGTTGACTATCCCAACAATAGATATGGGAGGTGGCGTGTTCGAGTCCACGGTCACAAGAAAGGAAGTGACTGAGAAGGTGAAAGGCGCCATGGAGAAGTTTGGTTTCTTCCAGGCGATAAATCATGGGATTCCACTTGAGGTCatggagaagatgaaagatggGATCCGTGCGTTTCACGCGCAAGATCCAGAAGCGAGGAAAAGGTTCTATAGCCGTGAAAAAACCAAGGCGATTAAGTATAACTCTAACTCTGATCTCTATGACTCTCCTGCTGCGAGCTGGAGAGATACCTTAAGTTGTTTTATGTTCCCTGATGTTCCCAAAACCGATGACTTACCAGATATTTGTAG GGAGATCATGTTGGACTACTCAAAGAGAGTGATGAGGTTTGGGGAGTTAATCTTTGAGCTCATATCAGAATCCTTAGGGCTGAAGCCTAACCACCTCAAAGAAATGGATTTTGCAAAAGGCTTGTTGATGCTTTGTCATTGCTACCCGCCGTGTCCTGAGCCAGACCGAACACTCGGTGCCACTCAGCATACAGACAGATCTTTCATCACTATTCTTCTTCAAGACCACATTGGAGGACTTCAAGTTCTCCATGATGGATATTGGATCGATGTTCCTCCTAATCCGAATGCTCTTATCCTTAATGTTGGTGATCTACTACAG cttATAACGAATGACAAGTTTGTGAGTGTGGAGCATAGAGTTTTGGCAAATGGAGGTGAAGAGCCGCGCACTTCGATTGCATCTTTCTTTGTGCATCCTCCTTCAACAAATCCGAGAGTATATGGACCGATTAAAGAGCTTTTGTCAGAAGAAAACCCTCCCAAGTACAGGGAAACCACTCCGGAAGCCTCCAACCACTATGTGGCTAGAAAACGTGATGGGAACAATTCGTTGAGCCATTTAAGGATCTGA